From a single Adhaeribacter swui genomic region:
- a CDS encoding helicase associated domain-containing protein produces the protein MESLTKELFDTSFYESWQRHYHKFKAYLHQDNNEPFNPIILDEDLIKWIGIQARLQNKLPPELRIKLAELPFKFNRKGALWELMYHQLENFFKINGHAHVPAIPEYEALRDWLWRQIQDKKYLSEARFNKLNQLDVDWEMASTRDQRWEQMYARLKEFSAEFGHSLVPQDWKADPMLANWVRVQRRMKAKGKLLPEREKKLNELDFVWHIQVLYNSQWQQYYQELRRFFEKHGHTRVPGRFKQLTSWIENQRTAKKNNLLPANREQKLNDLNFIWNFKEVKNNDWQEKYQQLCAFKKQQGHSFVPVNYKENKSLGTWVATQRMLEAKGKLDPVKKKKLNQIGFVWSSNTHQQLKSNYDSKWNLNFERLKIYQQVYGTCQVSLKINPVLQRWTRWQRILFCQGRLSEERMAKLNEIRFPWNVQEGYWMKMYEALSQFKERYGHTRVPYHWAPNRQLAAWVYRQKLNKAELSAQKIELLNILGFDWSLSRKLLVSWHDMYQRLLQFKQEHGHTRVPVKWAQDRKLGKWVSRMRHEKDKLLPERVGLLEKVDFKWGKQIANNKNEAQPVKLNKQKNPEE, from the coding sequence ATGGAAAGTTTAACAAAAGAACTTTTTGATACTTCGTTTTACGAGAGCTGGCAACGCCATTACCATAAATTTAAAGCTTACCTGCATCAGGATAATAATGAACCTTTCAACCCTATTATCCTCGACGAAGATTTAATCAAGTGGATAGGAATTCAAGCCCGGTTACAAAATAAACTTCCGCCGGAGTTAAGAATTAAATTAGCGGAGCTGCCTTTTAAATTTAACAGAAAAGGCGCTTTATGGGAGCTGATGTATCATCAGTTAGAAAATTTTTTTAAAATTAATGGTCACGCCCATGTACCTGCCATCCCCGAGTACGAAGCCCTGAGGGATTGGCTTTGGCGCCAGATTCAGGATAAAAAATATCTGTCGGAAGCCCGGTTTAATAAACTGAACCAGTTAGATGTTGACTGGGAAATGGCTTCTACCCGCGACCAAAGGTGGGAGCAGATGTATGCGCGGTTAAAAGAATTTTCCGCCGAATTTGGGCATAGCTTGGTGCCGCAAGACTGGAAAGCCGATCCGATGTTGGCTAACTGGGTGCGGGTGCAACGCCGCATGAAAGCCAAAGGCAAACTATTGCCCGAGCGGGAAAAAAAGTTAAACGAACTGGATTTTGTGTGGCACATTCAGGTATTATACAACTCGCAGTGGCAACAATACTACCAAGAACTGCGTCGTTTTTTCGAGAAACACGGCCACACGCGGGTACCAGGCCGGTTTAAACAACTAACCAGTTGGATTGAAAACCAAAGAACCGCGAAGAAGAATAATTTACTACCCGCCAACCGGGAACAAAAATTAAATGACCTAAACTTTATCTGGAATTTTAAAGAAGTTAAAAACAATGATTGGCAGGAAAAATACCAGCAACTTTGCGCTTTTAAAAAGCAACAAGGTCATAGTTTTGTTCCGGTAAATTATAAAGAAAACAAATCGCTGGGCACGTGGGTGGCCACCCAGCGCATGTTAGAAGCTAAAGGCAAGCTCGATCCTGTAAAAAAGAAGAAGTTAAACCAGATTGGTTTTGTTTGGAGTTCCAATACGCACCAACAACTTAAGTCGAATTACGATTCTAAATGGAACCTTAATTTTGAACGCTTAAAAATTTATCAGCAAGTATACGGTACCTGCCAGGTTTCTTTAAAAATAAACCCGGTACTGCAACGCTGGACCCGGTGGCAGCGCATTCTTTTTTGCCAGGGAAGATTATCCGAAGAGCGCATGGCGAAACTCAACGAAATCCGTTTTCCGTGGAATGTGCAGGAAGGTTACTGGATGAAGATGTACGAAGCGCTGAGCCAGTTTAAAGAACGTTATGGGCATACCCGGGTGCCTTACCATTGGGCGCCAAATCGCCAGTTGGCAGCCTGGGTTTACCGCCAAAAGCTAAATAAAGCGGAGTTATCGGCTCAAAAAATAGAACTCCTGAATATACTGGGCTTTGATTGGAGCTTAAGCCGCAAATTACTGGTTTCGTGGCACGATATGTACCAGCGCTTGCTCCAGTTTAAACAAGAGCACGGGCACACGCGCGTACCCGTAAAATGGGCTCAAGATCGTAAATTAGGTAAGTGGGTGAGCCGGATGCGGCACGAAAAAGATAAGTTACTGCCGGAGCGGGTAGGTTTGCTGGAAAAAGTAGATTTTAAATGGGGTAAACAGATAGCCAATAACAAAAACGAAGCGCAACCCGTTAAATTAAACAAACAGAAAAACCCGGAAGAATAA
- a CDS encoding SH3 domain-containing protein: MKQTLLALFTLTCFTGCTPLLKATAYEHPTGYEEINATYTAGRKGVVLRKYPKIFNPIFKNIRVGDTIFVHGQINHEWYVVRNKGKKYYAPYRDIYPFSILDVAVRPAPDSSLQQFPPIPLLAE, encoded by the coding sequence ATGAAACAAACTTTACTTGCGCTTTTTACTTTAACCTGTTTTACCGGCTGCACCCCTCTTTTAAAAGCTACTGCTTACGAGCACCCTACCGGTTATGAGGAGATAAATGCCACCTACACAGCCGGCAGAAAAGGCGTTGTTTTACGTAAATACCCCAAAATATTTAATCCAATTTTTAAAAATATCCGCGTTGGCGATACCATTTTTGTGCACGGCCAAATAAACCATGAATGGTACGTTGTTCGAAATAAAGGTAAAAAGTACTATGCCCCTTACCGCGATATTTACCCCTTCAGTATTTTAGATGTAGCTGTGCGTCCTGCCCCGGATTCCAGCTTACAACAATTTCCCCCGATTCCGCTCCTGGCGGAGTAA
- the eutC gene encoding ethanolamine ammonia-lyase subunit EutC — protein sequence MEEEHIQHFSEQAGDSWAALRKFTAARIALGRTGISEPLAHSLQFKLAHAYARDAVFSEINIDELTRDINNQFDIPVYSLQSQAGNRQEYLQRPDLGRKLSLQSVENLKKNVGNAPDIAIILADGLSATAINQHALPVLQLLVPNLRQLNCSLAPITLVEQGRVAISDEIGYLFKTKLALILIGERPGLSSPDSLGAYFTYNPQPGLTDESRNCLSNIRPAGLTYQEAANKLTYLLQEALRLKLSGVLLKDTTNLLS from the coding sequence ATGGAAGAAGAACATATACAGCATTTCAGTGAACAGGCGGGTGATTCGTGGGCGGCGTTGCGTAAGTTTACGGCCGCACGCATTGCTTTGGGCCGGACCGGCATTTCCGAACCGCTTGCCCATTCTCTGCAATTTAAACTGGCTCATGCGTATGCCCGCGATGCGGTATTCTCAGAAATTAATATAGATGAACTTACTAGAGATATAAATAACCAATTCGACATACCGGTATACTCCTTGCAAAGCCAGGCCGGCAACCGGCAAGAATACTTGCAGCGACCAGATTTGGGACGCAAGCTTAGTTTACAATCAGTAGAAAATTTAAAAAAAAATGTAGGGAATGCACCGGATATCGCTATTATTCTGGCCGATGGTTTATCCGCTACAGCTATTAACCAACATGCCTTACCGGTATTACAATTATTAGTACCAAACCTGCGCCAGTTAAATTGTAGTTTAGCACCGATTACCCTCGTGGAGCAAGGCCGGGTTGCCATCAGCGACGAAATAGGATATTTATTTAAGACAAAACTTGCTTTGATTTTAATCGGAGAGCGGCCGGGTTTAAGCTCCCCCGATAGCTTGGGTGCTTATTTTACATATAATCCCCAACCCGGTTTAACAGATGAATCCCGCAATTGCCTTTCCAATATCCGGCCCGCTGGTTTAACGTACCAAGAGGCTGCAAATAAATTAACTTACCTGTTACAAGAAGCTTTGCGGCTAAAACTATCCGGAGTTTTATTGAAAGATACTACTAACTTGTTATCATAA
- a CDS encoding ethanolamine ammonia-lyase subunit EutB — translation MSYRYTVQNHTYSFPDLKTLLAKASPYRSGDVLAGLAALTYEERVAAQLCLADVPLQAFLNEAIIPYEHDEVTRLIIDTHHSEKFKIISHFTTGELRDWILQEEVDSLVLQNLALGLTPEMVAAVSKLMRNQDLIAVAKKCEVITRFRNTLGLKGRLATRLQPNHPTDDPKGIAASVLDGLMYGSGDAVIGINPATDRPADAIKLLEMLDYLRDQFAIPTQTCVLCHVTTALAIMAQQAPVDLVFQSVGGTEKTNQSFGINLSMLQEAYEAALALNRGSLGTNVMYFETGQGSALSANAHGGVDQQTCEARAYAVARHFKPLLVNSVVGFIGPEYLYNGKQITRAALEDHFCAKLLGLPMGVDVCYTNHADVDQDDMDNLLTLLGVAGCNFIMGVPGADDIMLHYQSTSFHDALYARKVLNLRPAPEFEQWMQNQGLMNDKGQLLRVNKGHPLLQNAF, via the coding sequence ATGAGTTACCGGTATACCGTGCAAAATCACACGTATTCGTTTCCGGATCTGAAAACACTTCTGGCCAAAGCTTCTCCGTACCGGTCCGGCGATGTTCTGGCGGGTTTGGCCGCCTTAACTTATGAAGAAAGAGTAGCCGCCCAACTCTGCCTGGCTGATGTACCTTTGCAGGCTTTTTTAAACGAAGCAATCATCCCTTATGAACACGACGAAGTTACCCGCTTAATTATTGACACCCACCATTCGGAAAAATTTAAAATAATCAGTCATTTTACCACGGGCGAGTTGCGCGACTGGATTTTACAGGAAGAGGTAGATTCGCTGGTTTTACAAAATCTGGCTTTGGGGTTAACGCCCGAGATGGTGGCAGCTGTTAGTAAATTAATGCGGAATCAGGATTTAATTGCGGTTGCCAAAAAGTGCGAAGTTATAACCAGGTTTCGTAATACATTAGGTTTAAAAGGAAGATTGGCTACCCGTTTACAACCCAACCATCCTACCGATGATCCCAAGGGCATTGCTGCTAGCGTATTAGATGGATTAATGTACGGCAGCGGTGATGCGGTTATTGGCATTAATCCGGCCACGGACCGCCCGGCTGATGCGATTAAACTTTTAGAAATGTTGGATTATTTACGGGACCAATTTGCTATACCAACGCAAACCTGCGTATTGTGCCACGTTACTACCGCTTTAGCAATAATGGCGCAACAAGCACCCGTCGATTTGGTATTTCAATCTGTTGGCGGTACCGAAAAAACAAACCAAAGCTTTGGAATAAATTTAAGTATGTTACAGGAAGCGTATGAGGCGGCTCTAGCTTTAAACCGTGGCAGCTTGGGTACCAACGTAATGTATTTTGAAACCGGCCAGGGTAGCGCTTTATCGGCTAATGCCCACGGCGGCGTAGATCAGCAAACCTGCGAGGCCCGGGCGTACGCGGTGGCTCGTCATTTTAAACCTTTGCTCGTTAATTCGGTGGTTGGTTTTATCGGACCGGAATACTTGTATAACGGTAAACAAATTACTCGGGCGGCCCTGGAAGATCATTTTTGCGCGAAGCTGCTTGGTTTACCCATGGGGGTGGATGTATGTTATACTAACCACGCCGATGTTGACCAGGACGATATGGATAATTTACTTACACTTTTGGGTGTAGCCGGGTGCAATTTTATTATGGGAGTGCCCGGGGCTGATGATATTATGTTGCATTACCAGTCCACTTCTTTTCATGATGCTTTATACGCCCGGAAAGTTTTAAACTTACGTCCGGCACCGGAGTTTGAACAATGGATGCAAAACCAAGGACTCATGAACGATAAGGGCCAGCTTTTACGGGTAAATAAAGGGCATCCTTTGCTGCAGAATGCTTTTTAA